One window from the genome of Esox lucius isolate fEsoLuc1 chromosome 23, fEsoLuc1.pri, whole genome shotgun sequence encodes:
- the LOC114838115 gene encoding uncharacterized protein LOC114838115, whose protein sequence is MRRRMRDRYADVSREIVAMIAEHCAVEQRLHNIVNDVLARHSNQSEPQAVSLRERDTDPNQITTRTINTETEAREAVSLREQDTDQNQMTTMPLNIEIEARGDMLSTNTLGCFSQSNTDEITDEQILEILDPDRGTDDTMDDSMYRTTAADNTQSIFHLFEQFKTVEDFLKDDNMHVSVNPTTVTILEQTSNLDFSFDIDGVVIELEGMSAVKIHIQYLKFPKAIKTTIRPVFHLLKKHVKPKHYSTRGFKCFQHSQGMTLAQSQGWEITLCLIPNNHNGDVSIDSTIGMVEKAVEYFNAVLETFCSLLRIKTSFFNFSTMQFKPNPSPA, encoded by the exons ATGAGAAGACGGATGAGAGACAGATATGCTGACGTTAGCAGGGAGATTGTTGCAATGATTGCAGAACATTGTGCTGTTGAGCAAAGACTTCACAATATTGTCAATGATGTCTTGGCTCGGCATTCAAATCAATCTGAGCCCC AAGCTGTTTCGTTGCGGGAACGAGACACAGACCCAAATCAAATTACCACAAGGACAATAAATACAGAAACAGAAGCCAGAG AAGCTGTTTCGTTGCGGGAACAAGACACAGACCAAAATCAAATGACCACAATGCCATTAAATATAGAAATAGAAGCCAGAG GAGACATGTTGTCAACAAACACATTGGGTTGCTTCTCGCAAAGCAATACTGATGAAATTACAGATGAGCAGATTCTGGAGATCCTTGACCCAGACAGAGGGACCGATGATACA ATGGATGATTCAATGTACAGAACAACAGCTGCAGACAACACACAAAGCATTTTTCATCTTTTTGAGCAGTTCAAAACAGTGGAAGATTTCCTCAAAGATGACAACATGCATGTATCAGTAAACCCAACAACAGTGACAATTTTGGAGCAGACCTCTAATCTGGACTTTTCCTTTGACATTGACGGTGTCGTGATAGAACTTGAAGGAATGTCAGCTGTTAAAATACATATCCAATATCTGAAATTTCCAAAAGCCATCAAGACAACAATTCGACCAGTGTTTCATCTGCTCAAAAAGCATGTCAAACCAAAACATTACTCCACCAGGGGCTTTAAATGCTTCCAACATTCACAAGGGATGACCCTTGCACAATCACAG ggatgggaAATAACACTCTGTCTCATTCCAAACAACCACAACGGGGATGTATCAATTGACTCAACCATCGGGATGGTGGAAAAAGCTGTTGAATATTTCAACGCTGTTCTGGAAACCTTCTGCAGTTTGTTAAG GATCAAGACTTCATTTTTCAACTTCTCGACCATGCAATTCAAACCCAacccatcacctgcctga